The Lactuca sativa cultivar Salinas chromosome 2, Lsat_Salinas_v11, whole genome shotgun sequence genome includes the window caagtcaacagtccatgttgaccctagcttgccgagtacaactagtgactcgccgagtttcctagGATaacgtctactcgccgagtcatcgaggtgactcgtcgagttcacacgGTCTTGATTGATAATCTAAGGTCATTCTTCGAGTTTCCTTGCTTGCCACTCGACACGTCTACGAACATCCAACAGTTGGGGAAAtcttactcgactcgccgagttgttccttcaactcgtcgagttctaggtaatcttcatccggctcgccgagttgttcatccaactcgtcgagtctaagacaaTATTCATCGGGCTCACCGAgtcgttcatccaactcgtcgagtccatgcctgccttcatatgactcgccgagtcactccctgctactcgccgagtcctatcagatctcaatccatacagactcttttgagccatgcaatgcttccaaattacagatctaagcttctgaggcatgctttccatgtaaagttgcaaactttacgtgcatgcaaggctttaaggccctaaaatagcaaatctaagcttggaatgTAGTCATACACTTGAGGGGAGGCACAAGCTAGGCTCAACTGGTAACTTTATGCATCTCAAGGCtaaaaggagtccagatctgaagttacaacttcagatcttggcttaaacacaaaatccctttcttagaatccatgcacaagagggttttgggtggaaatgagccaagGAACAACTTAATACCTTTAGAAAGTGCTCCACAGAAGTAGATCTTGAATCCCCACGAGTCCTTTGCTTCCTCTAGCTTGTTTCCTCAAGtgtttccttcaccaaatccctccttcaagcttaaaatcaccaagaaacacactcacactcgaatcagggtttttgggaggtagagagctgtaaaggggaggctaatgaccctttaaatagggtgcaaggccccgaaatctagggtttcatctgtTAGCATCTACTCGTCGGGTCCCATaatgaactcagcgagtaggtcattaaacttcgcggacaaacccgctactactcgacgagtagggaggccaactcgccgagtaggttcttaaaaatccaaaccaaaatatcattattAATAACTGAGGATGAGGGTGTTACAGTTGACGTCGTTGTTACAACCCGCAACCCCAAAAAAAAGCatatcaaatccataaatcttgTGAAGCAACAACCTCTAAGACCAACGAAGGCGCTCCATGATGACCGCTCGAATACTGGCCTTTCCATGCCACGGGGCAATTTCTCCATTTCCAGTGTGTGCAGTCAATGCTCCCAAGCATATCCGGAAAACCATGTCTTTCTTCATGCGCCGCATATAGTTGTTGCGTATCATGCAACGAAGGTTTGATCAAGTATTGGTCACCGAAAGTTTCAACAACACCTCTTGCCAATAAATACAAACTTTCTCGTGCGGTCTTCTCATACATTCTCATATAATCGTGAACAGAATCGGGCGACTCTCCCATTGCCATAAGTTTTATTGCAGCAACACATTTTTGCAACCCTGTAAAGCCTCGTTTGCCTCTAGCATCATATCTCATTTGGAAAAATTCATacctaaataaatattaaacatgtgaaaattgtatttattttttctaaaagtgacattttataaattataaaaattgaaacaaacaatacctaaataaatattaaacatgtaaaaattgtatttatttgatctaaaagtgacattttataaattataaaaatcgaAACAAACAATatctaaataaatattaaacatgtaaaaattgtatttattttatctAAAAGTGACATTTTGTAATTTATAAAAGTTGAAACAAACGATACCTTGCTTCCATAGCGTTGGCTATCCTTTCAAAGACTTTTTTCCGCAAACGGAATCTTCTTTTGAAATCGCTTGGCTGGTAGACACAATTTTCGGCAAAGTAATCGTTTACTAGCCGTCTATGCCCTTCGCCACGATCTCTATTTAACGTCGTACGTCGCGTGAGTAGTGGAGTTGGATCTGACTGTAGTAGGTTGTCTGTATAGTACCGGTACATCATAGTCACGTACAAATCGTCTTCGTCGTTATCATCGTTGTACGGATGAGCCA containing:
- the LOC111915956 gene encoding uncharacterized protein LOC111915956 yields the protein MNRLDLAHPYNDDNDEDDLYVTMMYRYYTDNLLQSDPTPLLTRRTTLNRDRGEGHRRLVNDYFAENCVYQPSDFKRRFRLRKKVFERIANAMEARYEFFQMRYDARGKRGFTGLQKCVAAIKLMAMGESPDSVHDYMRMYEKTARESLYLLARGVVETFGDQYLIKPSLHDTQQLYAAHEERHGFPDMLGSIDCTHWKWRNCPVAWKGKAPDAPFTVNGNEYKFGYYLTDEIYPQYSTFVKAFRHPIDPRDKYFKRGQEGARKEVEHAFGIKDAILQRIRLWSQDMQFQPGTSEYLNKVVDIQDQRKHKQLREDLADYIFVGHENEDE